The sequence GAACCCATGACAGACGCACTCAAGCGCCTCTCCGACGAAGGCGTCGCGATCTGGCTGGACGACCTGTCGCGCAAGCGCATCACGTCCGGCAACCTCGCCGAGCTGATCGACCAGCAGCATGTCGTCGGTGTCACGACGAACCCGTCGATCTTCCAGAAGGCGATCTCCTCGGGCGACGGCTACGAGCAGCAGCTCGCCGACCTCGCCGCCCGCAAGGTCACCGTCGAGGAAGCCATCCGCATGATCACGACGGCGGACGTCCGCGACGCCGCCGACATCCTGCGCCCGGTCTTCGACGCCACCGGCGGCCAGGACGGCCGGGTCTCCATCGAGGTGGACCCGCGCCTGGCGCACCACACCGTCCCGACCATCGCCGAGGCCAAGCAGCTGGCCTGGCTGGTGGACCGCCCCAACACACTGATCAAGATCCCGGCCACCAAGGCGGGCCTCCCGGCGATCACCGAGGTCATCGGCCTGGGCATCAGCGTCAATGTCACCCTGATCTTCTCGCTGGAGCGCTACCGCGAGGTCATGGACGCCTACCTGGCGGGCCTGGAGAAGGCCAAGGCCGCGGGCCTGGACCTGTCCCTGATCCGTTCGGTCGCGTCGTTCTTCGTGTCCCGGGTGGACACCGAGATCGACAAGCGCCTGGAGAAGCTGGGCACGGACGAGGCCAAGGCCCTCAAGGGCAAGGCCGCGCTGGCCAACGCCCGGCTGGCCTACCAGGCGTACGAGGAGGTCTTCTCCTCGGAGCGCTGGGCCGCCCTCGACAAGGCCGGCGCCAACAAGCAGCGTCCGCTGTGGGCCTCGACCGGCGTCAAGGACCCGGCCTTCAAGGACACCCTGTACGTCGACGAACTGGTCGCTCCGGGCACGGTCAACACCATGCCCGAGGCCACCCTGGAGGCCACCGCCGACCACGGCGGGATCACCGGTGACACGGTGCGCGGGAGGTACGACGCCGCCAAGGCCGACCTGGCGGCCATCGAAAAGCTCGGGATCTCGTACGACGAGGTCGTACAGGTCCTGGAGGACGAGGGCGTGGAGAAGTTCGAGGCGTCCTGGAACGACCTGCTCAAGTCCACGGAGGCGGAGCTCAAGCGCCTCGCTCCCACGGAGGGCTGATCTCCCTTGTCTGATGCACACGGAGCCAACCCGCTTCGTGACGCCCTGGACCGACGGCTCCCGCGTATCGCGGGGCCGTCGGGCCTGGTGATCTTTGGCGTCACGGGCGATTTGTCCCGTAAAAAGCTGATGCCCGCCGTCTACGACCTGGCCAACCGCGGTCTGCTGCCACCGGGTTTCTCGCTCGTCGGGTTCGCCCGCCGGGAGTGGGAACACGAGGACTTCGCGCAGGAGGTGTACGCGGCGGTCAAGGAGCACTCGCGTACGCCGTTCCGCGAGGAGGTCTGGCAGCAGCTGGTCCAGGGCTGCCGCTTCGTCCAGGGCAACTTCGACGACGACGATGCCTTCGAGACGCTGAAGGAGACGATAAACGAGCTCGACAAGGCCCAGGGCACCGGCGGCAACTTCGCCTTCTACCTGTCCGTGCCGCCGAAGTTCTTCCCCAAGGTCGTCCAGCAGCTGAAGAAGCACGGGCTGGCCGACCAGAAGGAGGGCTCGTGGCGGCGCGCGGTCATCGAGAAGCCCTTCGGTCACAACCTGAAGAGCGCCCAGGAACTCAACCGGATCGTCCATGAGGTCTTCCCGCCCCACGAGGTCTTCCGGATCGACCACTACCTGGGCAAGGAGACGGTCCAGAACATCCTGGCGCTGCGGTTCGCCAACACGATGTTCGAGCCGCTGTGGAACCGCAGCTATGTCGACCACGTCCAGATCACGATGGCCGAGGACATCGGCATCGGCGGCCGGGCCGGCTACTACGACGGCATCGGCGCCGCCCGTGACGTCATCCAGAACCACCTCCTCCAGCTGCTCGCGCTGACCACCATGGAGGAGCCCGCCTCCTTCGAGGCGGATGCGCTGGTCGCGGAGAAGACCAAGGTGCTGGGCGCGGTCCGGCTGCCCAAGGACCTCGGCAAGGAGACGGTCCGCGCGCAGTACGCGG is a genomic window of Streptomyces sp. Edi2 containing:
- the tal gene encoding transaldolase, whose amino-acid sequence is MTDALKRLSDEGVAIWLDDLSRKRITSGNLAELIDQQHVVGVTTNPSIFQKAISSGDGYEQQLADLAARKVTVEEAIRMITTADVRDAADILRPVFDATGGQDGRVSIEVDPRLAHHTVPTIAEAKQLAWLVDRPNTLIKIPATKAGLPAITEVIGLGISVNVTLIFSLERYREVMDAYLAGLEKAKAAGLDLSLIRSVASFFVSRVDTEIDKRLEKLGTDEAKALKGKAALANARLAYQAYEEVFSSERWAALDKAGANKQRPLWASTGVKDPAFKDTLYVDELVAPGTVNTMPEATLEATADHGGITGDTVRGRYDAAKADLAAIEKLGISYDEVVQVLEDEGVEKFEASWNDLLKSTEAELKRLAPTEG
- the zwf gene encoding glucose-6-phosphate dehydrogenase, whose protein sequence is MSDAHGANPLRDALDRRLPRIAGPSGLVIFGVTGDLSRKKLMPAVYDLANRGLLPPGFSLVGFARREWEHEDFAQEVYAAVKEHSRTPFREEVWQQLVQGCRFVQGNFDDDDAFETLKETINELDKAQGTGGNFAFYLSVPPKFFPKVVQQLKKHGLADQKEGSWRRAVIEKPFGHNLKSAQELNRIVHEVFPPHEVFRIDHYLGKETVQNILALRFANTMFEPLWNRSYVDHVQITMAEDIGIGGRAGYYDGIGAARDVIQNHLLQLLALTTMEEPASFEADALVAEKTKVLGAVRLPKDLGKETVRAQYAEGWQGGEKAVGYLQEDGIDPKSKTDTYAAIKLSIDNRRWAGVPFYLRTGKRLGRRVTEIAVVFQRAPHSPFDRTATEELGQNALVIRVQPDEGVTVRFGSKVPGTSMEVRDVSMDFAYGESFTESSPEAYERLILDVLLGDANLFPRVEEVEQSWRILDPIEEYWDKHGRPAQYPAGSWGPAEADEMLARDGRSWRRP